Proteins co-encoded in one Enterobacter sp. R4-368 genomic window:
- a CDS encoding MurR/RpiR family transcriptional regulator, with protein sequence MNCLIRIRQRYPGLAQSDKKLAEFLLENPDRARHLSSQQLAAEAGVSQSSVVKFAQKMDFKGFPAMKLAISEALASNSNPWSMPVHNQIRGDDPLRVVGEKLIKEYQSAMHASLDVNSEEKLLESVRLLREARRIILTGIGASGLVARNFGWKLMKIGVNAVVEQDMHALLATVQAMEPGDLLLPVSYSGERREINMAADETLRVGGKILAITGFTPNALQQRATHCLYTIAEEQATRSAAISSTSAQMMLTDLLFMALVQQDLEHAPERIRHSEELVKKLV encoded by the coding sequence ATGAATTGTCTAATCCGCATTCGCCAGCGCTACCCAGGCCTTGCGCAGAGCGATAAAAAGCTGGCGGAATTTCTGCTGGAAAATCCCGATCGCGCCCGTCATTTGAGTTCGCAACAGCTGGCCGCTGAAGCAGGCGTCAGCCAGTCCAGCGTGGTGAAATTTGCCCAGAAGATGGATTTCAAAGGCTTTCCGGCGATGAAACTGGCGATCAGCGAAGCGTTAGCCAGCAATAGCAATCCGTGGTCTATGCCGGTACATAACCAGATCCGTGGTGATGATCCGCTGCGGGTGGTGGGCGAAAAGCTGATTAAAGAGTACCAGAGCGCCATGCATGCCTCGCTCGATGTTAACAGCGAGGAGAAACTGCTGGAGAGCGTGCGACTGCTGCGCGAAGCGCGGCGTATTATCCTGACGGGCATCGGCGCTTCCGGGCTGGTCGCCCGTAATTTTGGCTGGAAACTGATGAAAATCGGCGTTAACGCCGTGGTCGAGCAGGATATGCACGCGCTGCTGGCAACCGTGCAGGCGATGGAGCCGGGCGATCTGTTGCTGCCGGTCTCTTATAGCGGCGAACGCCGAGAAATCAACATGGCGGCCGATGAGACACTGCGCGTTGGCGGCAAGATCCTCGCCATAACCGGCTTCACGCCGAACGCATTACAGCAGCGGGCCACGCACTGCCTGTACACCATCGCGGAAGAGCAAGCGACACGCAGCGCGGCGATTTCTTCCACCAGCGCGCAAATGATGCTCACGGATTTACTGTTTATGGCGCTGGTACAGCAGGATCTTGAGCATGCGCCGGAGCGTATTCGCCATAGCGAAGAACTGGTGAAAAAACTGGTGTAG